From a region of the Vanrija pseudolonga chromosome 2, complete sequence genome:
- the cct4 gene encoding T-complex protein 1 subunit delta, with product MASAAAPSLAAGPGLSISDSSFNDKGKPTEVRLSNMNAAKSVADAVRTSLGPKGMDKMITTGSGEVVITNDGATILQHMAVLHPAARMLVELSKAQDIEAGDGTTSVVVLAGSLLSAAEKLLSQGIHPTTIANAFQSAAAKAVEFLEQMSTPVDLNDKEALLRAASTSLNSKIVSQYSSTLAPIAVQAVTRLVTPTSSNVDLRDIRLVKKVGGTIEDTELVEGLALKQPVMANAGGPSRMEKAKIGLIQFQLSSPKPDMDNQIVVNDYRQMDKILKEERQYLLNLCKRIKKTGCNVLLIQKSILRDAVTDLSLHFLAKLKIVVIKDIERDEIEFIAKSTGAKPVADIEAFTADKLGDAELVEEASLHGAKVVKITGVKNPGRTVSIVCTGQNELVLEESERSLHDALCVVRCLVKKRALIAGGGAPEIHLSRLLTQYAETLKGKEAYCYKAFAEALEVIPTTLAENAGLNPIAIVTELRNKHALGDVNAGINVKKGIVSNILAENVVQPLLVSTSAIELAAETTALLLKIDDIQFVR from the exons AGCCCACCGAGGTCCGCCTGTCCAACATGAACGCCGCAAAGT CcgttgccgacgccgtgcgcacCTCGCTCGGCCCCAAGGGAATGGACAAGATG ATCACGACCGgctcgggcgaggtggtgattaccaacgacggcgcgacTATCCTCCAGCACATGGCCGTGCTCCACCCCGCTGCGCGCATG ctcgtcgagttGTCAAAGGCCCAGGACATTGAGGCGGGAGACGGAACAacctcggtcgtcgtcctcgccggctcGCTGCTCTCGGCTGCCGAGAAGCTGCTGTCGCAGGGTATCCACCCCACCACAATAGCAAATGCCTTCcagagcgcggcggccaaggctgTCGAGTTCCTCGAGCAGATGTCGACCCCTGTCGACCTCAACGACAAGGAggccctcctccgcgccgcgagcacctcgctCAACTCCAAG ATCGTGTCCCAGTACTCCTCCACCCTCGCCCCCATCGCTGTCCAGGCCGTCACCCGTCTCGTCACCCCCACTTCGTCCAACGTTGACCTCCGCGACATCCGCCTCGTCAAGAAGGTCGGCGGCACGATCGAGGACActgagcttgtcgagggcCTCGCCCTCAAGCAGCCCGTCATGGCCAACGCCGGTGGCCCCTCGCGCATGGAGAAGGCCAAGATTGGTCTCATCCAGTTCCAGCTCTCGTCGCCCAAGCCTGAC atGGACAACCAGATTGTTGTCAACGACTACCGCCAGATGGACAAGatcctcaaggaggagcgtCAGTACCTGCTCAACCTGTGCAAGCGCATCAAGAAGACTGGGTGCAACGTTCTTCTTATCCAGAAGTCTAtcctccgcgacgccgtcaccGACCTGTCGCTCCActtcctcgccaagctcaagatTGTCGTCATCAAGGACATTGAGCGCGATGAGATTGAGTTTATTGCCAAGTCGACTGGCGCCAAGCCCGTTGCCGACATTGAGGCGTTCACTGCCGACAAACTCGGagacgccgagcttgtcgaggaggcgtCGCTGCACGGTGCCAAGGTCGTCAAGATTACTGGTGTCAAGAACCCCGGCAGGACAGTGTCGATCGTGTGCACTGGCCAGAACGAGCTTGTgctcgaggagagcgagcgtTCGCTGCACGACGCTCTCTGTGTCGTCCGTTGCCTGGTCAAGAAGCGTGCGCTTATTGCCGGTGGCGGTGCTCCCGAGATCCACCTCTCGCGCCTGCTGACGCAGTacgccgagacgctcaagggcaaggaggcaTACTGCTACAAGGCGtttgccgaggcgctcgaggtcatccCCACGACGCTGGCCGAGAACGCCGGTCTCAACCCCATTGCCATTGTCACCGAGCTGCGCAACAAGCACGCTCTGGGTGATGTCAACGCGGGTATCAACGTCAAGAAGGGCATCGTGTCCAACATTCTGGCCGAGAACGTTGTCCAGCCCCTCttggtgtcgacgtcggcgatcGAGCTGGCCGCTGAGACGACGGCCTTGTTGCTCAAGATTGACGACATTCAGTTTGTGCGCTAG
- the ZNF143 gene encoding Zinc finger protein, with protein MLRPFVCNYSACDRAFARKSDLARHYRIHTNERPFTCQFRGCGKAFIQRSALTVHTRVHTGERPHHCETCNKAFADSSSLARHRRIHTGKRPYGCKVPGCGRQFARRNTYLKHFKRQHPELPPPTSNSVRALHIPPSRYPTQPFLNGGSSGQAAGGPTPQYATPNSVNGPPHAFAASHPPEGAAYSYAGGFVNGQLHSSQLAPSGPLRPYFHDPADTQTGGQPGGGQAFSNGGSESSPAGNQAGQGDRSAESQQQQQQQQQQQPPNGAFGYDHAAQNGGQFNGPGNGYSNDQSVFAYQDNSLSRLQNGNMMYFKQEPHAMHRFPTDPNHMPVMPQGPWGGVGGGFAPGQLALPPMPLGYYPGSQQINAIKTEHKLTEQQRLIQSPLSERAASPELVELTSVPTIKFQPPAPPPNYPMAFSAVEHSHLGSQMPGAGIQHFPGGHPQLHNPPPQMQRFHSAPAVPTLSQQWEGLDGLRAPSGAYADPRLQRRVSEASEAAKSPASEADADTEANQNKAAAVAKDQQVKAEWNQHPAYPSVAGARPNQYRYASSTSIASTTSSLINATATPQGLPPISIFPAVHGQPVYPPPMGAPQHWNGPPKEPQILSPMLVRPFFAHPNGGEDPNAQAEHNITLSTPQLASRDRQVSGVSAVGLGIASVTFHDRDGSDGEDDPAWDGSDAGSFEGEEELESDEDDDGDGDDDSDDEFVLNPKANTKRKSTNIKKGRGGRPPAKARRVAA; from the exons ATGCTCCGGCCATTCGTCTGCAACTACTCGGCATGTGACCGCGCCTTTGCTCGCAAGAGTGATCTCGCTCGTCACTACCGTATCCACACCAATGAGAG GCCATTCACGTGCCAGTTCCGCGGCTGCGGCAAGGCTTTCATTCAACGCTCGGCATTGACAGTTCACACTCGTGTGCA CACTGGCGAGCGCCCCCACCATTGCGAGACATGCAACAAGGCCTTCGCCGACTCCAGTtcgctcgcccgccaccGTCGCATCCA CACCGGCAAGAGACCGTATGGCTGCAAGGTACCTGGCTGTGGGCGCCAGTTTGCTCGTCGTAACACTTACCTCAAGCACTTCAAGCGCCAGCACCCTGagcttcctcctcccacctCCAACTCTGTCCGCGCCCTCCACATTCCCCCTTCTCGCTACCCAACCCAGCCCTTTCTCAACGGGGGCTCCTCTGGACAGGCAGCTGGAGGACCTACCCCCCAGTACGCCACCCCAAACTCGGTCAATGGTCCCCCCCACGCCTTCGCCGCCTCTCACCCGCCAGAGGGCGCGGCGTACTCCTACGCAGGCGGATTCGTCAACGGACAGCTCCACAGTAGCCAGCTCGCCCCTTCCGGGCCCCTCCGTCCCTACTTCCACGACCCGGCCGACACGCAAACGGGTGGTCAACCCGGAGGAGGCCAGGCCTTCTCCAATGGCGGGTCCGAGTCGTCCCCAGCAGGCAACCAAGCGGGCCAGGGTGACCGCTCCGCCGAgtcacagcagcagcagcaacagcagcagcagcagcagccccccAACGGTGCCTTTGGTTAtgaccacgccgcgcagAACGGCGGCCAGTTCAACGGCCCAGGCAACGGCTACAGCAACGACCAGTCGGTCTTTGCCTACCAGGATAACTCGCTCTCGCGCCTCCAGAACGGCAACATGATGTACTTCAAGCAGGAGCCGCACGCCATGCACCGCTTCCCGACCGACCCGAACCACATGCCAGTCATGCCCCAGGGTCCATGGGGTGGTGTCGGCGGTGGCTTCGCTCCCGGCCAGCTCGCTCTTCCGCCCATGCCCCTCGGATACTACCCCGGTTCCCAGCAGATCAACGCCATCAAGACTGAGCACAAGCTTACCGAACAACAGCGCCTCATCCAGTCGCCGCTCTCGGAGCGTGCTGCCAgccccgagctcgtcgagctcacgAGCGTCCCGACCATCAAGTTCCAGCCTCCGGCGCCTCCTCCCAACTACCCCATGGCCTTCTCAGCTGTTGAGCACAGTCACCTTGGTTCTCAGATGCCCGGTGCTGGTATCCAGCACTTCCCCGGTGGCCACCCCCAGCTCCACAACCCCCCGCCGCAGATGCAGCGCTTCCACTCGGCGCCCGCTGTCCCCACTCTGTCGCAGCAGTGGGAGGGTCTCGACGGGCTCCGAGCACCGTCGGGTGCCTACGCCGACCCTCGGCTTCAGCGTCGCGTCAGCGAAGCAAGTGAGGCCGCCAAGAGCCCCGCTTCTGAGGCCGATGCCGATACCGAGGCCAACCAGAacaaggccgcggcggtggccaagGACCAGCAGGTCAAGGCAGAGTGGAACCAGCACCCTGCCTACCCCTCTGTCGCCGGTGCCCGCCCCAACCAGTACCGCtacgcctcgtcgacatccattgcctcgacgacctcgtcccTCATCAATGCGACTGCCACACCGCAGGGCTTGCCACCCATTTCCATCTTCCCTGCCGTCCACGGCCAGCCAGTGTACCCCCCACCAATGGGTGCGCCTCAGCACTGGAACGGCCCTCCCAAGGAGCCCCAGATCCTCTCACCCATGCTCGTTAGGCCGTTCTTCGCCCACCCCAACGGTGGTGAGGACCCCAACGCTCAGGCCGAGCACAACATCACCCTCTCCACTCCTCAGCTTGCCTCTCGCGACAGGCAAGTGAGTGGCGTGTCCGCAGTCGGACTCGGCATTGCCAGTGTCACCTTCCACGACCGTGACGGTTcggatggcgaggatgacCCGGCCTGGGATGGCTCGGATGCCGGCTCATtcgagggagaggaggagctcgagtcggacgaggatgacgacggagacggtgacgacgactcggatGACGAGTTTGTCCTCAACCCCAAGGCGAATACCAAGCGCAAGTCGACAAACATCAAGAagggtcgtggtggtcgtccTCCCGCCAAGGCGCGACGAGTTGCCGCATGA
- the UCKL1 gene encoding Uridine-cytidine kinase-like 1, with translation MSHPPLPRPTPRVMTANNATTPARAKNVVMASHGRAPWYTPDGKNVDAYVVGIAGGSSSGKTSVARAILQGLDNIPSVMILSQDSFYKYHTPEEIRLAFASELDVDHPDSIDMELFAKCIVDLKKGKATELPVYSFVHHQRMPETKYIYGASVIIVEGILAMQPELRDLYDLKIFVNCDSDLMLARRIKRDTVERGRDVNGILDQYLRFVKSSYDNFVQPSSKYADIIVPGYNNDTAIELLITHVKRQLTTRALRFRDELVVSKSELAKSASWDDEHVVLLEQTSQLRGIMTILRDTETKRGDFIFYIDRLSTLIVEKALTLLPHKSKDVVTPTGNTYHGVANCDSEIVGVSILRSGGPFSHGLRRVIRDVPLGSLLIQSDPRTGEPLLLNLNLPQQLRSHATSDKTQVLLLDSQMGTGAAALMAIRVLLDHGVPERHITFLTFLVSRQAVHTVSRAFPHVRIVTAAIDSRLDEVHLPGSTGKLDAADPEFAARLIAQSDLYDDASEAAATPTEWRNNDAIPAAVERGQDLAAGVNDRLAWVVLPGMGHIGDRYYLN, from the exons ATGTCCCaccctcctcttcctcgcccgACCCCACGCGTCATGACTGCCAACAATgccaccacgcccgcgcgAGCCAAGAACGTGGTGATGGCTTCGCatggccgcgcgccgtggtaCACTCCCGACGGGAAGAATGTCGACGCGTATGTCGTTGGTATTGCTGGCGGTAGCTCTTCTGGAAAG ACTTCGGTCGCCCGAGCCATCCTCCAGGGCCTGGACAACATCCCCTCGGTCATGATCCTCTCCCAGGACTCTTTCTACAAGTACCACACTCCCGAGGAGATCAGGCTCGCGTTTGCCAGCGAGCTCGATGTTG ACCACCCCGACTCGATCGACATGGAGTTGTTCGCCAAGTGCATTGTTGACCTGAAGAAGGGAAAGGCCACCGAG CTCCCCGTCTACTCTTTCGTCCACCACC AGCGCATGCCTGAGACCAAGTACATCTACGGTGCGAGCGTTATCATCGT TGAGGGCATCCTGGCCATGCAGCCCGAGCTTCGTGACCTGTATGACCTGAAGATCTTCGTC AACTGCGACTCCGACCTCATGCTGGCGCGCCGCATCAAGCGCGACACTGTCGAGCGTGGACGTGATGTGAACGGCATCCTCGATCAG TACCTTCGCTTTGTGAAGAGCAGCTATGACAACTTTGTCCAGCCGTCGTCAAAGTACGCGGACATT ATTGTTCCGGGGTACAACAATGACACGGCGATCGAGCTCCTCATCACGCACGTTAAGCGCCAGCTCACGACCCGTGCGCTACGCTTCCGTGACGAGCTGGTCGTCAGCAAGTCCGAACTGGCCAAGAGTGCCTCTTGGGACGATGAGCAtgtcgtgctgctcgagcagacAAGCCAGCTTCGT GGCATCATGACTATCCTGCGCGACACCGAGACCAAGCGCGGCGACTTCATCTTCTACATTGACCGCTTGTCCACCCTGATCGTCGAGAAGGCCCTCACGCTCCTTCCTCACAAGAGCAAGGACGTGGTGACTCCCACGGGCAACACCTACCACGGAGTGGCGAACTGCGACAGC gAGATTGTCGGTGTATCGATCTTGCGCTCCGGAGGCCCCTTCTCGCACGGCCTGCGTCGTGTTATTCGCGACGTGCCTCTGGGATCGCTGTTGATTCAGTCCGACCCCCGCACGGGCGAGCCGTTGCTGCTTAATCTCAACTTGCCTCAGCAGTTGCGTAGCCACGCCACGAGTGACAAGACGCAGGTGTTACTTTTGGACTCGCAGATGGGAACAGGCGCTGCCGCTC TCATGGCCATTCGTGTCCTGCTCGACCACGGCGTTCCAG AGCGCCACATTACTTTCCTTaccttcctcgtctcgcGCCAAGCCGTGCACACTGTCAGCCGTGCCTTCCCCCACGTCCGTATCGTCACGGCTGCCATCGActcgcgcctcgacgaggtccacCTGCCTGGCTCGACCGGTAAACTCGATGCAGCCGACCCAGAGTTTGCCGCCCGCCTCATTGCGCAGTCAGACCTGTACGACGACGCATCGGAAGCGGCTGCGACGCCCACAGAGTGGCGCAACAACGACGCCATCCCAGCAGCCGTGGAACGTGGACAAGACTTGGCCGCCGGTGTTAATGACCGCCTCGCGTGGGTCGTCCTTCCGGGCATGGGTCACATTGGCGACCGCTACTACCTCAACTAA